AAACTGTTGCAATTAAAGCATCGTCCAAAACATCATAATAAGATTTTGGATATGAACCTATTTGTCTTTTTTCAACTTCAACTGGATAGACATTTCCGTTACTATCCTCAAGTTCTCTTACCAGATGTGGAGTATAAACTATCCCTTTATTTGCAATAGTGGCATATATATCTGCTATTTGTAGAGGTGTTACTGTTAAATATCCCTGCCCTATTGACAAAAGTATAGTATCTCCCTTATACCATCCTGTTCCCATCACTTTTCTTTTCCACTGTGTATCAGGAAGTACCCCTTTTTTCTCTCCTGGGATATCTATTCCTGTTCTTTCTCCTAACCCAAATTTTGAAGCCACATCAACAATTGGCTTATGCCCTATTCTATCTGAGTTTCTATAATAGTAAGGGTTTGCAGACTCAACTATTGATTTTTTCATATCTGTGTATCCATGTCCGCCATACTTCCATGCTTTCCATCTCCATTTACCTATCTGGTAATAACCTGTCTTATCATAATACTGCTCCTTAGGATCAATTCCACTCTCCATAAATGCAATTGCAGATATCACTTTAAAAACAGATCCAGGTGGATACTCTCCAGCAATAGCCTTATTTGATAATGGCCTTCTTGGATCATTTATTATTTTATCCCATTCATCATAGGATATTTGTGAACTAAACATGTTTAAAGAATATGTAGGATAACTTACCATAGTAAGTATCTCTCCATTTTTAGGATTTAGTGCTATAAAAGCTCCTGCTCTCCCATCCTCTTTAAACTGCTCTTCCATATACTCCTGTAGTTCCATATCCAGAGTCATATGGACATCTTTACCTGGAATTGGTGCTTCTTTCTTTTCTATCTTTCTTTGTACTTTATTCAGGGCATTTACTTCAATGTACTCATACCCGTCTTTTCCTTGTAAATCCTTATCGTACTGGTTCTCAATCCCTTCTTTACCTACAATATCTCTGGGACCATAACCCTCACTTTTGTATCTTTCATACTCTTTTTCAGATATTTTTTTAACATATCCGATACTGTGAGATGCTACTGAATCCATAAGGTATCTTCTTTTAGAATATGTTTCTACTTGAAGATATGGATAATCTGATATTTTCTCCATAAGTTTATGTGCACTTTCCTCATTGAGATCATCTACAATTACATTTTCCCTTGTAAATGGAAATATCTCTCCATATTTTATCCTTTTTGAAATATACTCTGGTGAATAACCTGTTACTTCACTTATCTCTTTAACTATTTCAGGATTCTGCTCTCTTTCTTTTAGATACACAAGCC
This genomic stretch from Fusobacterium sp. DD2 harbors:
- the mrdA gene encoding penicillin-binding protein 2, whose product is MKKRKINIKLGEDKEIRTMLLKAGILAIFLLIGARMLYLQVYNADKYSYLSEKNRFKMKKIDSTRGKIYDVKGRLVVTNGAGYRLVYLKEREQNPEIVKEISEVTGYSPEYISKRIKYGEIFPFTRENVIVDDLNEESAHKLMEKISDYPYLQVETYSKRRYLMDSVASHSIGYVKKISEKEYERYKSEGYGPRDIVGKEGIENQYDKDLQGKDGYEYIEVNALNKVQRKIEKKEAPIPGKDVHMTLDMELQEYMEEQFKEDGRAGAFIALNPKNGEILTMVSYPTYSLNMFSSQISYDEWDKIINDPRRPLSNKAIAGEYPPGSVFKVISAIAFMESGIDPKEQYYDKTGYYQIGKWRWKAWKYGGHGYTDMKKSIVESANPYYYRNSDRIGHKPIVDVASKFGLGERTGIDIPGEKKGVLPDTQWKRKVMGTGWYKGDTILLSIGQGYLTVTPLQIADIYATIANKGIVYTPHLVRELEDSNGNVYPVEVEKRQIGSYPKSYYDVLDDALIATVSQNNGTTKVLRTKGMKVAAKSGSAQNAHSKTTHAWVAGYFPADNPEIVFATILEGAGGGGSVAGGMTRKFIDKYLEIKERESEQAKKVSQIEKDV